A region of the Allorhizobium pseudoryzae genome:
ATTTCGTGCCGCCGAAACTGGTTACCCAGCTTGAGATGGACCGGCGCATGGATTCGGGGCTCGATACGTTCGTCCTCGACATCCCGCCGGACTTCCAGCGTGATCTTCTGGCCGGTCGCTCTCCCGCCATCCAGCTCAACGTTGATGCAACCCGCATGACGCAGGCCTTCACTGGCGGCAATTACGTGCAGTCGATCGTCTCCGGTCAGGTCAGCGAATTCCTGGACGGCTATCGCGGCGAGAACGCACCGCCGGTGGATCTCGTCCTGCGCTCGCGCTTCAACCCGGAACTCAACAAGGGCTGGTTCGGTGCGATCAATGAGGTGATTTCGGCCGTCACCATGCTCTCGATCATCCTGACGGGCGCCGCGCTGATCCGCGAACGGGAACACGGGACGATCGAACATCTGCTTGCCATGCCCGTGACGCCCGTCGAGATCATGCTCAGCAAGATCTGGTCGATGGGGCTCGTCGTGCTGGTGGCGACGGCGATCTCCATCGTCGTCGTGGTGCAGGGGGCGCTACATGTCCCGGTGCAAGGGTCGCTGGCCCTGTTTCTGCTGGGGGCGGCCCTGCAGCTTTTTGCCACGACCTGTATCGGCATCTCGCTCGCCGTCATCGGTGGTACCATGCCGCAGTTCGGCCTGCTGCTCATCCTCGTGCTTTTGCCGCTCGACGTCCTGTGCGGGGGCATGACGCCGCGGGAAAGCATGCCGGAGATCATCCAGACCATCATGCTGATCGCGCCCAACACGCATTTCGTCATTCTGGCGCAGGCGGTGCTGTTCCGCGGTGCTGGCCTGAGCGTCGTCTGGCCGCAATTGCTTGCGCTTCTGACGATCGGCTCGGTGCTGTTTGCCTTCTCGCTGCAGCGTTTCCGCAAGTTCCTGCGATAGAGATGCGGCCCATATGCCGGCCCTTGTGAGGGCGGGGAGGCGACCCTAAGATGAACGCGAATCGGATCAGGGTTCGCGCGGAGGTGGCGCAAATGCGCGCCGCACCCGGTCCCGACAACGGAATTGGCTCTTGTGGTGATCAGGAACGTCTTGGCCGGCCTCATGGCACTCAGTCTTGCTTCGTCTGCCGTGGCCGCCGATGGCGCCTGCCTGCGCGGCATCAATCTCGCCGGCGCCGAGTTCGGGACGCTGCCCGGGAAGTACGGTGAAAGCCATCTCTACCCCAGTGACCGGACGATCACCTATTTCGCCGAAAAGGGCTTTAACACCGTGCGGCTTCCCTTCCTCTGGGAGCGACTGCAGCCGAAGCTCTTGCAGCCCTTTGCCAAGGAGGAAGCGGGCCTGTTGGTCGAGACGGTGCGCAAGATGCGCGTGCTGGGCCTCAAGGTCGTGCTCGATCCGCACAATTACGCCCGCTACAATGGCAAGCTGATCGGGTCGGCGGCAGTGCCCGTTGCCGCCTTCGAGGATTTCTGGAAACGTCTCGCCGAGCAGTTCGGAGAGGATCCCGGCGTGATGTTCGGCCTGATGAACGAACCGCATGATATGTCGGCGGCGGACTGGCTGAAGGCGGCGAATGCCGCCATCGCATCGATCCGGCGGGTCTCCGGGCAGAACCTCATCCTGGTTCCGGGCACGGCCTGGACCGGCGCGCACAGCTGGTTTGACGACTGGTATGGTGGCGCCAATGCGGCGACCATGCTTAGCGTGAAGGACCCGGCCAATTATGTCGCCTTCGAATTCCATCAGTATTTCGACGAGGATTTCTCCGGCAAAAAGGATAGCTGCAGCCGCGCCGCCGAGGCGATTGCCTCGGTTGCCAAACTGTCTGCCTGGCTGCGGCAGAACGGGCGGCAGGGTTTTATGGGCGAATTCGGTGTGACCCGTGAACCGGCCTGCATCGACGCGGCCGCCGAGATGACGGCGGCGATCGACCGGGACCGTGACGTCTGGCTCGGCTGGGCCTAC
Encoded here:
- a CDS encoding ABC transporter permease, with translation MRIANIIQLGIKELWGLARDPVMLILIAYSFTLSIYTASKALPESLNNAAIAVVDEDQSPVSSRIVTAFYPPYFVPPKLVTQLEMDRRMDSGLDTFVLDIPPDFQRDLLAGRSPAIQLNVDATRMTQAFTGGNYVQSIVSGQVSEFLDGYRGENAPPVDLVLRSRFNPELNKGWFGAINEVISAVTMLSIILTGAALIREREHGTIEHLLAMPVTPVEIMLSKIWSMGLVVLVATAISIVVVVQGALHVPVQGSLALFLLGAALQLFATTCIGISLAVIGGTMPQFGLLLILVLLPLDVLCGGMTPRESMPEIIQTIMLIAPNTHFVILAQAVLFRGAGLSVVWPQLLALLTIGSVLFAFSLQRFRKFLR
- a CDS encoding glycoside hydrolase family 5 protein, whose product is MALSLASSAVAADGACLRGINLAGAEFGTLPGKYGESHLYPSDRTITYFAEKGFNTVRLPFLWERLQPKLLQPFAKEEAGLLVETVRKMRVLGLKVVLDPHNYARYNGKLIGSAAVPVAAFEDFWKRLAEQFGEDPGVMFGLMNEPHDMSAADWLKAANAAIASIRRVSGQNLILVPGTAWTGAHSWFDDWYGGANAATMLSVKDPANYVAFEFHQYFDEDFSGKKDSCSRAAEAIASVAKLSAWLRQNGRQGFMGEFGVTREPACIDAAAEMTAAIDRDRDVWLGWAYWAAGDFWPEDEALNIQPTKKGDRPQLAGLRAALDRPLDPAACRFLQK